A genomic segment from Alkalilimnicola ehrlichii MLHE-1 encodes:
- the tsaB gene encoding tRNA (adenosine(37)-N6)-threonylcarbamoyltransferase complex dimerization subunit type 1 TsaB has product MVQRILALDTATEACSAALAVGDAVLADSVISPRGHTARVLPMVKALLAEAGISLAALDGLAWGCGPGSFTGLRIGTSVVQGLALSHDLPVAPVSNLEMLAQGGWRAVGAARVVAALDARMGEVYWAGYEIGEDGLMHPVARARVCAPEATPCVVRGEGWWGVGRGWGAYGDALARQQGELAGTLPEAVPLARDALARARQVLRDGEGVSAEQAQPVYLRNRVAEKPRA; this is encoded by the coding sequence ATGGTGCAACGAATTCTGGCCCTGGATACGGCCACGGAGGCCTGCTCGGCGGCGCTGGCCGTGGGCGATGCGGTATTGGCGGACAGTGTCATCAGCCCCCGCGGCCATACCGCCCGGGTGCTGCCCATGGTCAAGGCCTTGTTGGCCGAGGCGGGCATCTCGCTGGCGGCATTGGACGGCCTGGCCTGGGGCTGCGGCCCGGGATCGTTCACCGGGTTGCGCATCGGGACCTCGGTGGTCCAGGGGCTGGCTCTGTCCCACGATCTGCCGGTGGCGCCGGTCTCGAACCTCGAGATGCTGGCCCAAGGGGGCTGGCGGGCGGTTGGCGCCGCCCGGGTGGTGGCCGCCCTCGATGCCCGGATGGGCGAGGTCTACTGGGCCGGCTACGAGATCGGTGAGGATGGGCTGATGCACCCGGTTGCCAGGGCCCGGGTCTGCGCTCCCGAGGCCACCCCCTGTGTGGTCCGCGGGGAGGGCTGGTGGGGTGTCGGCCGGGGGTGGGGGGCGTACGGTGACGCCCTGGCGCGCCAGCAGGGCGAGTTGGCCGGCACCCTGCCGGAGGCCGTGCCGTTGGCCCGTGACGCGCTGGCCCGGGCCCGCCAGGTGTTGCGGGATGGCGAGGGGGTTTCGGCGGAGCAGGCCCAGCCGGTCTACCTGCGCAACCGGGTGGCGGAGAAGCCGCGGGCCTGA
- a CDS encoding ATP-binding cassette domain-containing protein — protein MFGLIHNPPHAGRLPAAATTLVEARGLTVRRGDQPVLCNVDLVVESGQVVTLVGPNGSGKSTLVQVLTGVIRDYRGQVGRRTGLRVGYVPQHFRIDRNLPITVRRFMKLAPRGRRGHWAEAVADAGVSQLLDRPMQGLSGGELRRVLLARALLSRPHLLALDEPAAGLDQRGQGELYRLIRHVRDRYGCGVLVVSHDLNLVMAATDQVLCLSEGHILCRGAPESVRAHPEYRALFGAHLGPETAVFPHAHGPGEGCTHG, from the coding sequence ATGTTTGGCCTGATCCACAATCCGCCCCACGCAGGGCGGCTGCCGGCCGCCGCCACCACCCTGGTGGAGGCCCGGGGGTTGACGGTGCGCCGGGGTGACCAGCCGGTGCTGTGCAATGTGGATCTGGTGGTGGAGAGCGGACAAGTGGTCACCCTGGTGGGGCCGAATGGCTCCGGAAAATCCACCCTGGTGCAGGTGCTGACCGGCGTGATCCGGGATTACCGGGGGCAGGTGGGGCGCCGCACGGGGCTGCGGGTGGGCTACGTGCCGCAGCACTTTCGCATCGACCGCAACCTCCCCATCACGGTGCGCCGGTTCATGAAACTGGCGCCGCGGGGCCGCCGGGGCCACTGGGCGGAAGCGGTGGCCGATGCCGGTGTCTCGCAGTTGCTGGACCGGCCCATGCAGGGGTTGTCGGGTGGCGAATTGCGGCGGGTGCTGCTGGCCCGGGCACTGCTCTCACGCCCGCATCTGCTGGCGCTGGACGAGCCGGCAGCGGGTCTGGATCAGCGTGGCCAGGGGGAGCTGTACCGTTTGATCCGCCATGTGCGGGATCGCTACGGCTGCGGCGTGTTGGTGGTCTCCCACGACCTCAACCTGGTGATGGCGGCCACCGACCAGGTGCTCTGTCTGAGCGAGGGCCATATCCTGTGCCGTGGGGCGCCGGAATCGGTGCGCGCCCACCCGGAGTACCGGGCGCTGTTCGGCGCGCACCTGGGGCCGGAGACAGCGGTCTTCCCTCACGCACACGGGCCGGGGGAGGGCTGCACTCATGGATGA
- the ectB gene encoding diaminobutyrate--2-oxoglutarate transaminase — protein sequence MTIDYMHTIEEHESIVRSYVRSFPTVFDTAKGSYLYNLDGEAYLDFFAGASVMNYGHNHPEIKKALIEYLERDGVTHSLDMASKARAEFLDTFHRLILEPRGMDYRVQFPGPTGTNAVETALKIARKVTGREDVISFTNAFHGMTLGSLSVTGNEFKRKGAGIPLTHGQTMPYCGYFGPCVNRGGSERNCVDYLDRMLKDGGSGVDHPAAIIMEPIQGEGGLNVACAEWMRQVEALCKKYDMLLIVDDIQAGNGRAGSYFSFEESGIKPDVVTVSKSLSGYGMPLSITLVKPEHDIWEPGEHNGTFRGFNPAVVTAKRALELFWSDDSFQKEVLRKGEKMREFLAGLLKKYPQAPGQVRGRGMMQGIAFDNAELAEKISEHAFQRKLIIETSGPRDEVLKLLPPLVTSDEDLEKGLAIIEQALVAAMEELGMNRDAASSQ from the coding sequence ATGACTATCGATTATATGCACACGATCGAGGAACACGAGTCCATCGTCCGTTCCTACGTGCGCAGCTTCCCCACCGTGTTCGACACTGCGAAGGGCAGCTACCTCTATAACCTGGACGGTGAGGCCTACCTGGACTTCTTCGCCGGCGCCAGCGTCATGAACTACGGGCACAACCACCCGGAGATCAAAAAGGCGCTGATCGAATACCTCGAGCGCGACGGCGTCACGCACAGCCTGGATATGGCCTCCAAGGCCCGCGCCGAATTCCTGGATACCTTCCACCGCCTGATCCTGGAGCCGCGCGGCATGGACTACCGGGTGCAGTTCCCCGGGCCCACCGGGACCAACGCCGTCGAGACCGCGCTGAAGATCGCGCGCAAGGTCACCGGCCGGGAGGACGTCATCTCCTTTACCAACGCCTTCCATGGCATGACCCTGGGCTCGCTGTCGGTGACGGGTAACGAGTTCAAGCGCAAGGGGGCCGGCATCCCGCTGACCCACGGCCAGACCATGCCCTACTGCGGCTACTTCGGCCCCTGCGTCAACCGCGGCGGGAGCGAGCGCAACTGCGTCGACTACCTGGACCGGATGCTCAAGGATGGGGGTTCGGGCGTGGACCACCCCGCGGCCATCATCATGGAGCCCATCCAGGGCGAGGGCGGCCTCAATGTGGCCTGCGCGGAGTGGATGCGCCAGGTCGAAGCACTGTGCAAGAAGTACGACATGCTACTGATCGTGGACGACATCCAGGCCGGCAACGGTCGCGCGGGGTCCTACTTCAGCTTCGAGGAGTCCGGCATCAAGCCGGACGTCGTCACCGTCTCCAAGTCGCTCAGCGGCTACGGCATGCCCCTGTCCATCACGCTGGTCAAGCCGGAGCACGACATCTGGGAGCCGGGTGAGCACAACGGCACCTTCCGCGGCTTCAACCCCGCCGTGGTCACGGCCAAGCGCGCACTGGAACTGTTCTGGAGCGACGACAGCTTCCAGAAGGAGGTCCTGCGCAAGGGCGAGAAGATGCGCGAGTTCCTGGCCGGCCTGCTGAAAAAGTACCCGCAGGCCCCGGGTCAGGTCCGCGGCCGCGGGATGATGCAGGGCATCGCCTTCGATAACGCCGAGCTGGCCGAGAAGATCAGCGAGCACGCCTTCCAGCGCAAGCTGATCATCGAGACCTCCGGGCCGCGCGACGAGGTGCTCAAGCTGCTGCCGCCGCTGGTCACCTCCGACGAGGACCTGGAGAAGGGCCTGGCGATCATCGAGCAGGCGCTGGTGGCGGCCATGGAGGAGCTGGGCATGAACCGCGACGCCGCCTCCAGCCAGTAG
- the znuA gene encoding zinc ABC transporter substrate-binding protein ZnuA, with protein MKSKLFGLLGCALLGLTTSIGALAQPPKVVASLLPLHSLTASVMDGVAEPQLLLPGGASPHTYSLRPSEAEHLRHAELVIWVGPELERFLERPLRNLAGDAEKMTLLALDGIPLHPIREGGLWDPHHHDDHSHEPHGHGHSDHHHDHGHGQPHDHHGDYDTHLWLSPAFARQFIDTLAERLAVLDPDNGAAYRANAAATLERIERLDASLHERLASLAELPYLVFHDAYQYFEAHYGLSPVGSVTVSPERQPSARRLSELRQRIRDTGARCVFAEPQFRPSLVTTLVEGTGAEAGVLDPLGATLEPGPDAWFELMERLADDLAACLARA; from the coding sequence ATGAAAAGCAAACTGTTCGGCCTGCTTGGCTGTGCCCTTCTGGGGCTCACGACAAGCATCGGTGCCCTGGCGCAGCCGCCAAAGGTGGTCGCCAGCCTGTTGCCGCTGCACAGCCTGACGGCGTCGGTCATGGACGGCGTGGCCGAGCCGCAACTGCTGCTCCCCGGTGGCGCCTCGCCACATACCTACAGCCTGCGGCCGTCGGAGGCAGAGCATCTGCGTCACGCCGAGCTGGTCATCTGGGTCGGCCCGGAACTGGAGCGGTTCCTGGAGCGGCCGCTGCGCAACCTGGCCGGTGATGCGGAGAAGATGACGCTGCTGGCGCTGGACGGTATCCCCCTGCACCCGATCCGCGAGGGGGGGCTGTGGGACCCGCACCACCACGACGATCACAGCCACGAACCCCATGGCCACGGCCATAGTGACCACCACCATGACCATGGTCATGGCCAGCCCCACGACCACCACGGGGACTACGACACTCACCTGTGGCTTTCCCCGGCCTTCGCGCGCCAGTTTATCGACACGCTGGCGGAGAGGCTGGCGGTCCTCGACCCGGACAACGGCGCGGCCTATCGCGCCAACGCCGCCGCCACCCTGGAGCGGATCGAGCGGTTGGATGCGTCACTGCATGAACGCCTGGCGTCGCTGGCTGAGCTTCCCTATCTGGTCTTCCACGACGCCTACCAATACTTCGAGGCGCATTACGGCCTCAGTCCGGTGGGTTCGGTGACGGTGAGCCCGGAGCGCCAGCCCAGCGCCCGCCGGCTGTCAGAACTCCGCCAGCGCATCCGTGATACCGGTGCCCGCTGCGTCTTCGCCGAACCACAGTTCCGCCCGAGCCTGGTGACCACCCTGGTGGAAGGCACCGGGGCCGAGGCCGGCGTCCTCGACCCGTTGGGCGCAACCCTGGAACCCGGCCCGGACGCCTGGTTCGAGCTGATGGAGCGCCTGGCCGACGACCTGGCGGCCTGTCTGGCCCGGGCCTGA
- a CDS encoding ectoine synthase, with translation MKIVKLQDIIGTEREVHGEGWRSRRILLKKDKMGFSLHETIWPPGHELRMWYKNHLEAVYCVAGNGSIEDLETGEVHELYDGVCYALDKHDRHILRGGTEEMRLVCVFNPPVTGLEVHDEDGAYCLVEDDDD, from the coding sequence ATGAAGATCGTGAAACTGCAGGATATCATCGGTACCGAGCGCGAGGTCCACGGTGAGGGGTGGCGCAGCCGCCGGATCCTGCTGAAGAAGGACAAGATGGGCTTTTCTCTGCATGAGACCATCTGGCCCCCCGGTCACGAACTGCGCATGTGGTACAAGAACCACCTGGAGGCGGTCTATTGCGTGGCCGGCAACGGCTCCATCGAGGACCTGGAGACTGGCGAGGTCCATGAGCTCTACGATGGCGTCTGCTACGCGCTGGACAAGCACGACCGCCATATCCTGCGGGGTGGCACCGAGGAAATGCGGCTGGTCTGTGTCTTCAACCCGCCGGTGACCGGGTTGGAGGTCCACGACGAGGACGGGGCTTACTGTCTGGTCGAGGACGACGACGACTGA
- a CDS encoding metal ABC transporter permease → MDDFLLRALLAGFGLAAVAGPLGSFVVWRRMAYFGDTLAHSALLGVALGFLIGLNVNLGILLVCGALAVLLVVLRSRQRLADDTILGIMAHSTLSLGLVSLAFLEHVRVDLMAYLFGDILAVGPTELWWIWLGGLAVLGVLALIWRPLLTMTLHEELARAEGVPLLPMQLLFMGLMAGVIAIAMNIVGILLVTSLLIIPAATARLFARTPEQMAVLASLLGCLAVAGGLRGSWNWDLPTGPAIVVTATLLFTLAMAATSVWQALRGDGGRVNG, encoded by the coding sequence ATGGATGATTTCCTCCTTCGTGCCCTGTTGGCCGGTTTCGGACTGGCGGCGGTGGCCGGGCCGTTGGGGAGCTTCGTGGTCTGGCGGCGCATGGCCTATTTCGGCGACACCCTGGCCCACTCCGCCCTGCTGGGGGTGGCCCTGGGCTTTCTCATCGGCCTCAATGTCAATCTCGGGATCTTGCTGGTCTGTGGGGCGCTGGCGGTGCTGTTGGTCGTGCTGCGCAGCCGCCAGCGGCTGGCTGACGACACCATCCTGGGCATCATGGCGCACAGCACCCTGTCCCTGGGCCTGGTCTCTCTGGCGTTCCTGGAGCACGTTCGGGTGGACCTGATGGCCTACCTGTTCGGGGATATCCTGGCGGTGGGCCCGACCGAGTTGTGGTGGATCTGGCTGGGTGGGCTGGCGGTACTGGGGGTGTTGGCGCTGATCTGGCGTCCCCTGCTCACCATGACCCTGCACGAGGAACTGGCTCGGGCCGAGGGCGTGCCGCTGCTGCCGATGCAGCTGCTGTTCATGGGTCTGATGGCGGGGGTTATTGCCATTGCCATGAACATCGTCGGTATCCTGCTGGTTACGTCGCTGCTGATCATCCCGGCGGCGACCGCCCGCCTGTTTGCGCGGACGCCGGAGCAGATGGCGGTACTGGCCTCCCTGCTGGGTTGCCTGGCGGTAGCGGGGGGGCTGCGGGGCTCCTGGAATTGGGATCTGCCCACCGGGCCTGCCATCGTCGTTACCGCCACCCTGTTGTTCACCCTGGCGATGGCGGCGACCTCCGTCTGGCAGGCACTCAGGGGTGATGGTGGGCGGGTCAATGGCTGA
- the ectA gene encoding diaminobutyrate acetyltransferase: MSDKNAADGIVIRTPTVDDGGPMWRVVRDSGVLDLNSSYLYLLMATDFADTSVVAEMDGQIVGFVIGYRPPKRPDSIFLWQVGVDAAARGKGLGKRLLRAFLAAPGARGATLLETTISPSNEASRALFASIARELGVDNIESPHFTEEHFHPDQGHEAELLFRIGPLDPDEVRRRYGDCIA, encoded by the coding sequence GTGTCTGATAAGAACGCGGCGGACGGCATTGTAATCCGCACCCCCACCGTTGATGACGGCGGCCCCATGTGGCGCGTGGTGCGCGACTCCGGGGTGCTGGACCTGAACTCCAGCTATCTTTACCTGTTGATGGCCACCGACTTCGCGGACACCAGCGTGGTGGCGGAGATGGACGGCCAGATCGTGGGTTTCGTCATCGGTTATCGCCCGCCTAAGCGCCCCGACTCCATTTTTCTCTGGCAGGTGGGCGTGGATGCGGCGGCCCGGGGCAAGGGCCTGGGCAAGCGGCTGCTCCGCGCCTTCCTGGCCGCCCCCGGTGCCCGCGGCGCGACGCTGCTGGAGACCACGATCTCGCCCTCCAACGAGGCCTCCCGGGCGCTGTTCGCCTCCATCGCGCGCGAGCTGGGCGTGGACAACATCGAAAGCCCGCATTTCACCGAAGAGCACTTCCACCCCGATCAGGGGCACGAGGCGGAGCTGCTCTTCCGGATCGGCCCGCTCGACCCGGACGAGGTCCGGCGGCGCTACGGCGACTGCATCGCCTGA
- a CDS encoding ExeM/NucH family extracellular endonuclease, with amino-acid sequence MAGKGISIPRRWLWAAAALLVLLVLVRHLPPAAGACSGDFTPIYQVTGDEPGEALDPGTSVRVKGAVTGVFLDDGGLDGFFIQGEGPGDGLPSGVFVYAPGLAPEEMARVRAGRQLALRARTGRWQGQIQLQRVRALNDCGEAAELAPQPVRFPLHRPERRWAGLWVRVETPMTVSGSHELQRYGSLHLAADGRAFRPSNFLDPDERPPGRLRLILDDGSHSVWPEPVPWLDERGTRRVGTRVEGLEGILADTFGALRLHPTRTPRFVDQNPRPAPPERAGEGLIRVAGFNVENYFLTLGERGADSARALDRQRARLLPALAALDADIVGLVEMENDRAALEDLVAALNDHLGADRYRAAPGTPDTGSDEIKVSLIYRPDRVERVGGPLRDLEPVHHRPPVKAAFRPAAGGAPFAVAVVHHKAKVGCPDSDDIDRGQGCWNLRRQAQSEALLEAIGRWREDRADDLPVLIVGDVNAYGGEDPVRALLAGGKRDLLARHLPPERRYTYVFRGESGYLDHALAPPRLADRVQAAGTWAINADEPRLLEYDARGIERRFRPGPWRSSDHDPVWVDLRP; translated from the coding sequence ATGGCAGGCAAAGGGATTTCGATTCCGAGGCGATGGTTGTGGGCCGCGGCGGCCCTGCTGGTGCTACTGGTGCTTGTGCGCCACCTGCCACCGGCGGCCGGTGCCTGCAGCGGCGATTTCACACCGATTTACCAGGTCACCGGGGACGAACCGGGCGAGGCCCTCGATCCGGGGACGTCCGTCCGCGTGAAGGGCGCGGTTACGGGGGTCTTTCTGGACGACGGGGGCCTCGACGGCTTCTTCATCCAAGGCGAGGGCCCCGGCGACGGCCTGCCCAGCGGGGTGTTTGTCTATGCGCCGGGGCTGGCGCCGGAGGAGATGGCGCGGGTCCGTGCCGGCCGCCAGCTGGCCCTGCGGGCGCGCACCGGGCGCTGGCAGGGGCAGATCCAGCTTCAGCGCGTGCGGGCGTTAAACGACTGCGGCGAGGCGGCGGAGTTGGCACCGCAGCCCGTTCGCTTCCCGCTGCATCGCCCGGAGCGGCGCTGGGCCGGCTTGTGGGTGCGGGTGGAGACCCCGATGACCGTCAGCGGCAGCCACGAACTGCAGCGTTACGGCAGCCTGCACCTGGCGGCCGACGGGCGTGCCTTCCGGCCCAGCAACTTTCTCGACCCCGATGAGCGTCCGCCCGGCCGGCTGCGTTTGATCCTTGATGACGGTAGTCATTCGGTCTGGCCGGAGCCGGTGCCCTGGCTGGATGAGCGGGGGACCCGACGGGTCGGGACCCGGGTGGAGGGCCTGGAGGGGATATTGGCCGACACCTTCGGTGCCCTGCGACTGCACCCCACCCGCACGCCCCGGTTCGTCGACCAGAACCCGCGTCCAGCCCCCCCGGAACGGGCCGGGGAGGGGCTGATCCGGGTGGCCGGTTTTAACGTGGAGAACTACTTCCTGACCCTCGGCGAGCGGGGGGCGGACAGTGCGCGGGCCCTGGATCGCCAGCGCGCCCGCCTGCTTCCGGCGCTCGCGGCCCTGGACGCGGACATTGTCGGCCTGGTGGAGATGGAGAACGACCGCGCCGCGCTCGAGGACCTGGTTGCGGCGCTGAATGATCACCTGGGCGCCGACCGGTACCGGGCGGCGCCCGGCACACCGGACACCGGCAGCGACGAGATCAAGGTCTCGCTGATCTACCGCCCTGACCGGGTCGAACGGGTGGGCGGACCGCTCCGTGACCTGGAGCCCGTCCATCACCGGCCACCGGTCAAGGCGGCTTTCCGGCCGGCGGCGGGGGGCGCGCCCTTTGCCGTTGCCGTGGTCCACCACAAGGCCAAGGTGGGCTGCCCCGACAGCGACGACATCGACCGCGGCCAGGGCTGCTGGAACCTGCGCCGCCAGGCGCAGTCGGAAGCCCTGCTCGAGGCCATTGGCCGCTGGCGTGAGGATCGCGCGGACGACCTCCCCGTGCTCATCGTCGGCGACGTGAACGCCTATGGCGGTGAGGACCCGGTGCGCGCACTGCTGGCCGGTGGCAAGCGCGACCTGCTGGCGCGCCACCTGCCGCCGGAACGGCGCTACACTTACGTCTTTCGCGGCGAGTCCGGCTACCTGGATCACGCCCTGGCCCCGCCACGGCTTGCAGACCGGGTGCAGGCCGCCGGCACCTGGGCCATCAACGCCGATGAACCGCGGCTGCTGGAGTACGATGCGCGTGGTATCGAGCGGCGCTTCCGGCCCGGGCCCTGGCGCAGCTCGGATCACGACCCGGTTTGGGTGGACCTGCGGCCCTGA
- a CDS encoding lipid A deacylase LpxR family protein yields MRPIAPLLSSLLLAASIALPGQVVAEDTTLILEYENDLFGGDDRWYTNGVRATWMRTGRPGLLYDLVTLVGERSRLVDPGKPISYSFSLGQNMYTPKDITDPDPPEDDRPYAGWLNVSTGLGQLRSDSLTRVMVTVGMVGPASLAKRTQKEVHRLIDTDMPRGWDTQLRNEPTLMVSAERIERVWEMPRVDGWGADLNGHLGLALGTPFTLAGTGLTLRLGRHMPNDFSPPRIQPAFPGSMRFVPAERWGWYVFTGIDGQGRARDVFLDGNTYRRSRSVRREPWVAEATVGLAVANRWARLAYTHAYRTREFKGQPEDAEYGSLSLSVRW; encoded by the coding sequence ATGCGCCCGATAGCCCCCCTGCTCAGTAGCCTCCTGCTAGCGGCAAGCATAGCCCTTCCCGGCCAGGTGGTCGCGGAGGACACCACGCTGATCCTCGAGTACGAAAACGATCTGTTCGGCGGCGATGACCGCTGGTACACCAATGGCGTGCGCGCCACCTGGATGCGCACGGGCCGCCCGGGGCTCCTCTACGACCTGGTCACCCTGGTGGGCGAACGCAGCCGCCTGGTCGATCCGGGAAAACCGATAAGCTACAGCTTCTCCCTGGGGCAGAACATGTACACCCCCAAGGACATCACCGACCCGGACCCGCCGGAGGACGACCGCCCCTACGCCGGCTGGCTCAACGTCAGCACGGGCCTGGGCCAGTTGCGCAGTGACAGCCTGACCCGGGTGATGGTCACGGTGGGGATGGTTGGCCCGGCCTCGCTGGCGAAACGCACCCAGAAGGAGGTGCACCGGCTCATCGACACCGACATGCCCCGGGGCTGGGACACCCAGTTGCGCAACGAACCCACCCTGATGGTGAGCGCCGAGCGGATCGAGCGCGTCTGGGAGATGCCCCGGGTCGACGGCTGGGGCGCCGACCTCAACGGCCACCTGGGGCTCGCCCTGGGCACCCCCTTCACCCTGGCCGGCACCGGGCTGACCCTGCGCCTCGGTCGGCACATGCCCAATGACTTCTCGCCGCCGCGCATCCAGCCCGCCTTTCCCGGGTCCATGCGGTTCGTCCCCGCGGAACGTTGGGGCTGGTATGTCTTCACTGGCATCGATGGCCAGGGCCGGGCCCGTGATGTCTTCCTGGACGGCAACACTTACCGACGCAGCCGCAGCGTACGCCGCGAGCCCTGGGTGGCCGAGGCCACCGTCGGCCTGGCGGTGGCCAACCGGTGGGCCCGGCTCGCCTATACCCACGCCTACCGCACCCGGGAGTTCAAGGGGCAACCGGAGGACGCCGAGTACGGGTCACTGAGCCTCAGCGTGCGCTGGTAG
- a CDS encoding Fur family transcriptional regulator, with product MNEPGVVTDFHDHGHDHAGCQQAALRRAEAVCRTSGARLTPLRRRVLELIWASHEPVKAYELLARLREERASVAPPTVYRALEFLLAQRLIHRLESLNAYLGCGAPDRPHACQFLICERCQAVAELSDDDISRLIERKARDLGFQMDRQTIELTGVCPACLA from the coding sequence ATGAACGAGCCGGGGGTGGTCACCGATTTCCACGACCACGGCCATGACCATGCCGGGTGTCAGCAGGCGGCGCTGCGCCGGGCCGAGGCGGTCTGTAGGACGAGCGGGGCACGACTCACGCCCCTGCGGCGCCGGGTACTGGAGCTGATCTGGGCGAGCCATGAGCCGGTCAAGGCCTACGAATTGCTGGCCCGGCTGCGGGAGGAGCGGGCCAGTGTGGCGCCGCCCACCGTCTACCGGGCCCTGGAGTTCCTGCTCGCGCAGCGGCTGATCCACCGGCTCGAGTCCCTTAACGCCTACCTGGGCTGCGGCGCCCCGGACCGGCCTCACGCCTGTCAGTTCCTGATCTGTGAGCGGTGCCAGGCGGTGGCGGAGTTGTCCGATGACGATATCAGTCGGCTCATTGAGCGCAAGGCGCGCGACCTGGGCTTCCAGATGGACCGGCAGACCATTGAACTGACTGGCGTGTGCCCCGCATGTTTGGCCTGA
- a CDS encoding DUF3299 domain-containing protein, whose product MPRTMAGKVLAVALMAVLALVGCADDSRDGAGKPRISAYLDGNLELGEVEALSLDAGDQVHLAFRFTDADGAPVAGERLAVLSRAGNLITHPAPRTDADGFARTRLLAQRGGQDTLEISGPGEARGELRLRVGGEEADQHGDHQVGEGELPERDDVLSWRRLGALKTWEEEDLLAAEFPDDILALEGQTVRVQGFMMPLEQGDRQRHFLLSASTPSCFYCAPGGPESVVEVKTDRGLAFTFDALTLEGELELLDPNEMGMFYRLKDARPAD is encoded by the coding sequence ATGCCACGAACCATGGCCGGCAAGGTCCTTGCGGTTGCGCTGATGGCCGTCCTCGCACTGGTGGGCTGCGCGGATGACAGCCGGGACGGCGCCGGCAAGCCGCGGATCAGCGCCTACCTGGACGGCAACCTGGAACTCGGCGAGGTGGAGGCCCTGAGCCTGGACGCCGGCGATCAGGTCCACCTGGCCTTCCGCTTTACCGATGCCGATGGCGCGCCGGTCGCGGGCGAGCGGCTGGCCGTGCTCTCCCGCGCGGGCAATCTCATCACCCACCCCGCCCCGCGTACCGACGCCGACGGCTTTGCCCGCACCCGGCTGCTAGCCCAACGCGGCGGGCAGGACACCCTGGAGATCTCCGGTCCCGGGGAGGCCCGGGGAGAGTTGCGGTTGCGTGTGGGCGGCGAGGAGGCGGACCAACACGGCGACCACCAGGTGGGTGAGGGTGAGCTGCCGGAGCGCGACGATGTGCTCAGTTGGCGCCGGCTCGGCGCCCTGAAGACCTGGGAGGAGGAGGACCTGCTGGCCGCCGAGTTCCCCGACGACATCCTGGCCCTGGAGGGCCAGACCGTCCGGGTCCAGGGCTTCATGATGCCGCTGGAACAGGGCGACCGGCAGCGCCACTTCCTGCTCAGCGCCAGCACCCCGAGCTGCTTCTACTGCGCCCCGGGCGGACCGGAGAGCGTGGTGGAGGTCAAGACAGACCGTGGGCTGGCCTTCACATTCGATGCCCTCACCCTGGAGGGTGAGCTCGAACTGCTCGACCCGAATGAGATGGGCATGTTCTACCGGCTGAAGGACGCCCGGCCGGCCGACTGA